In Tamandua tetradactyla isolate mTamTet1 chromosome 7, mTamTet1.pri, whole genome shotgun sequence, the following are encoded in one genomic region:
- the UQCC6 gene encoding ubiquinol-cytochrome c reductase complex assembly factor 6, which yields MPAGTPWPAYLKLFAAGLLAMCAGAQAVHRCYRPDLTIPEIPPKPGELKTELLGLKERQREPQISQQ from the exons ATGCCCGCGGGCACGCCCTGGCCCGCCTACCTGAAGCTGTTCGCGGCCGGCCTGTTGGCCATGTGCGCTGGCGCCCAGGCGGTGCACAGATGCTACCGGCCAGACCTG ACAATACCTGAAATCCCACCAAAACCTGGAGAACTCAAAACGGAGTTGTTGGGACTAAAGGAGAGACAACGCGAGCCTCAAATTTCTCAACAGTAG